A region of the Pirellulales bacterium genome:
GCCGCGGTGCAGAAGGAACTGAGCCAACTCGAAGCCGACGCGGAAGTGCGCCTTACGCTAATGCGCGGCAATGATTTGCTCGAGGTACAGGTCAAGTCGGGCCAGCCGCAAGGACAATGACTTGCCGAGACGACCGGCGCCGCTCCGTCCCTTGGCTGAATTTTCCCCGCGCCATGCGAAGCTTGAAACCTGAGTTTCAAGATCGTGCCACCTGCCGCGAGGTCGCGGCGATCAAAGAAAACGGTTGCAACTGATGTCGAAACTCGAATTATCGAACTGCAAATTGTCGCGACGGAAGCGCTCTAGCCGCACCGGGCCGCTGGCCGTTTGCCTCGCGCTGGCCTGCCTGGTTTTGTTCGCCGCTACGGCGGCTACTGCCCGCGCCGACGAGGACCTCTCGCTCCACGAGCAAGACGCGTTCAAAGCGGCCGTGGATCGCGTCGCCCCCTCGGTCGTGAAAATCGAAACGATCGGCGGCTTGGAACACGTCGGCGCCTTGCTCATCGGCACGGGGCCGACCTCAGGCGTGGCCGTTTCGCCCGACGGATACATCATTTCCAGTGCATTTAACTTCGTGCAGAAACCGGCAGAAACACTGATCCAGCTCGACGATAAAACGCGATTGCCGGCAAAGATCGTGGCCACCGATCATAGCCGAATGCTGGTGCTGTTGAAGGTGAAGATGCCGGAGGGCAAAAAGCTCGTCGTGCCGGCGGCCGTGGCCAAGTCGGAAATGGCGGTCGGCCAATGGGCGCTCGCCCTCGGCCGCACCTACGACGGCGTCAAGCCAAGCTTGTCGGTCGGCATTATCAGCGCCCTGAATCGCATTTGGGGCAAAGCCATCCAGACCGACGCCAAGGTTTCGCCGAACAACTACGGCGGCCCGCTCGTGGATATTCGCGGCCGGGTGTTCGGCGTGCTTGTGCCGATGTCTCCCATGGCCAACAACGAATTGGCGGGCGTCGAATGGTACGACTCGGGGATCGGCTTTGCCGTGCCGCTCGAGGATATCAATCGTGTCTTGCCGCGGCTCGAAAAAGGGGAGGATCTCGGCTCGGGCCTGCTGGGCATCAGCATGAAGCGCGGCGATATGTTCGCCGATCCGGCCGAGATCGCGGCCGTGCAGCCGAAGTCGCCCGCCTACGAGGCCGGCTTCAAGGCGAAGGACACGGTGGTGGAAATCGACGGCCACCCGGTGGCGACCCAGGTGCAGCTCAAGCATTTGCTCGGCCCGCACTACGGCGGAGACAAAGTGCGCGTGGTCGTGCTTCGCGGCAAGGATCGCATTGAAAGGACCGTCGAACTGGTCGACAAGTTGAACACCTATGCACACCCGTTCCTCGGCATTCTGCCGATGCGGCCGTTTGCGATCAAATCGCCGGCGGAGAAAAAGCCAGCCGAAAGCAAGCCCGCCGAAAACAAAACCACGGACACAGCGCCAGCCGATAAGGAAGCCTCCGACAAAACGCCGGCAGCAAAGGCGCCGACCGAGAAGGCCGTAGACGATCTC
Encoded here:
- a CDS encoding PDZ domain-containing protein yields the protein MSKLELSNCKLSRRKRSSRTGPLAVCLALACLVLFAATAATARADEDLSLHEQDAFKAAVDRVAPSVVKIETIGGLEHVGALLIGTGPTSGVAVSPDGYIISSAFNFVQKPAETLIQLDDKTRLPAKIVATDHSRMLVLLKVKMPEGKKLVVPAAVAKSEMAVGQWALALGRTYDGVKPSLSVGIISALNRIWGKAIQTDAKVSPNNYGGPLVDIRGRVFGVLVPMSPMANNELAGVEWYDSGIGFAVPLEDINRVLPRLEKGEDLGSGLLGISMKRGDMFADPAEIAAVQPKSPAYEAGFKAKDTVVEIDGHPVATQVQLKHLLGPHYGGDKVRVVVLRGKDRIERTVELVDKLNTYAHPFLGILPMRPFAIKSPAEKKPAESKPAENKTTDTAPADKEASDKTPAAKAPTEKAVDDLGVAVRFVYPDSPAAKAGVKAGDRLTGIAGKPVANLDEALAELASFSAHEKTHVTFHRGAETHEFDVQFAALPEASPPELPPAHGEPPTAADPKPKLGIVPIRVPESPNKCIAYVPENYNPQVACGVVIWLHAPGSYKEDELVAAWKDVCARHDLILLAPKSNDPARWQRTELNFIRKMLDEVVAKYRIDRNRIVVAGQEGGGAMSYLFAQNNRDWVRGVVAIDAAIPAGSQVAPNDPVERLAYYIARSEKSTANSQIEASIEALREEKYPVTLLDLGPAGRALSAAELTEVGRWIDSLDRL